The following proteins come from a genomic window of Stanieria sp. NIES-3757:
- a CDS encoding WD-repeat protein yields the protein MKKLIASQLGLRKIKQARKEKGWNINDSRWLESASEILGVSWEKEQKLASGISYGTWKRFLGGKHHVNDRAFQAYCQVLGLKWQGLVAEDRDISANKASCNHQDVNLQHQDWGEAIDVSVFFGRQEEIITLKKWITSDRCRSVLLLGMGGIGKTALAIKIAQSIQSNFNFIIWRSLRNAPFLDDLLAEIIQFISNKQVTTLPKKVEDKINILLKYLRQSRCLLILDNAESILESNYLQKNDFYRQGYENYGLLFKSIGETKHQSCLLITSREKLKELTILEGENLPVRCLLLKGLLQAEGQGIFQTKGLFSGSQTSWQLLLERYGGNPLALKIVASYIKDFFAGNIEDFLEVLQEGLFICDDIRILLQQQFQRLSELEKQIMYWLAIVRQPILLSQLQKNFVTNISLGDLIQALTELKNRSLIETNNDKFTQQPVVMEYTINELIENVREEIITGAIKLFNSYALIQAQAQDYIRESQIFLILQPLAEQLLFACGTAEEINNYLQQNLATWKLQPTKGYFAGNTINLLRQLEIDLSDYDFSGLTVWQANLQGLKLHRVNFSDCDLSQSIFTETLGNILSAAFSPRGDRFATCDNGNKVRIWDRATGKLLAIGNGHNNWIRCIAFSPDGQTIVSGAGDREVRLWDSQTGECLQTFFGHKDEIYTVAFSPSACTPRQTLASGSGDRTVKIWDVRTGKCLQTLTGHHHWVRSVAFSPDGKTLASGSSDRTVKIWDVRTGKCLQTLTGHHHWVRSVAFSPDGKTIASGGDDSKIELWDVQKGKCSKIYAGHGSAVYTVAFSPDGKMLASGSGDTTIRLWDRTTDRCLKTLYGHSNQIVTVDFGADSNTIVCASLDRTVKLWDVTTGQCLRNIEGHTDWAFPVAFASQPTKPILAGISSDYQVRLWKIQTGECFQTLSGHQDHIWSVAFSPDGQTVASGGADRQIRLWDVNNGECDQILIGHNDWIRAIAFHPDGQTLVSSGGDGTIRLWQLDTGTNLVINEPQVWSLALSKNGNLLVSGSGDRAVKLWDFYSRECLHTYIAEDCQGVYGVAFSRDEKAIISGSTDCKIRLWEIQTEKCLQIFEGHQGFVFAVACSPDGKILASGSSDRTVKIWDISTGKCLHTLIGHTNKVCSVAFSPDGTILASGSQDQSVRLWDLATGHCRQTLQVLRLYEDMNITGATGLTTAQQETLTILGAKVD from the coding sequence ATGAAAAAACTAATCGCTTCTCAACTAGGACTGAGGAAAATCAAACAAGCGAGAAAAGAAAAAGGCTGGAATATTAATGATTCTCGTTGGTTAGAGTCGGCAAGTGAAATTTTAGGAGTTTCTTGGGAAAAAGAACAAAAATTAGCCTCAGGAATTTCTTATGGAACCTGGAAACGTTTCTTAGGTGGCAAACATCATGTTAACGATCGCGCTTTTCAGGCTTATTGTCAGGTATTAGGTTTGAAATGGCAAGGTTTAGTTGCAGAAGACAGAGATATTTCTGCTAACAAGGCATCATGTAACCACCAAGACGTTAATCTTCAACATCAAGATTGGGGAGAAGCGATCGATGTTTCTGTTTTTTTCGGTCGTCAAGAAGAAATAATAACTCTAAAAAAATGGATTACAAGCGATCGATGTCGCTCGGTTTTACTATTAGGTATGGGCGGAATCGGTAAAACAGCTTTGGCAATTAAAATCGCTCAAAGTATTCAATCTAACTTTAATTTCATTATTTGGCGTAGTCTGCGTAATGCACCATTTCTAGATGATTTATTAGCAGAGATAATTCAATTTATTAGTAACAAACAAGTAACTACTTTACCGAAAAAAGTAGAAGATAAAATTAATATATTACTTAAATATTTAAGGCAATCTCGATGTTTATTAATTTTAGATAATGCGGAATCTATTTTAGAAAGTAATTATCTACAAAAAAATGATTTTTATCGACAAGGATATGAAAATTATGGTTTATTATTCAAATCAATTGGTGAAACTAAACATCAAAGTTGTCTGTTAATTACTTCACGAGAAAAACTTAAAGAATTAACTATTTTAGAAGGAGAAAATTTACCAGTTCGCTGTTTGCTGTTAAAAGGATTACTACAAGCAGAAGGTCAAGGAATTTTCCAGACTAAGGGTTTATTTAGTGGTTCCCAAACAAGTTGGCAATTATTACTAGAACGGTACGGTGGTAATCCTTTGGCATTAAAAATTGTCGCTTCTTATATTAAGGATTTTTTCGCTGGCAATATTGAGGATTTTTTAGAAGTTTTACAAGAAGGTTTATTTATCTGTGATGATATTAGAATTCTCTTACAACAGCAGTTTCAACGTTTAAGCGAACTGGAAAAACAAATTATGTATTGGTTGGCAATTGTTAGACAACCAATTTTATTATCTCAATTACAAAAAAATTTTGTTACTAACATTTCTCTTGGCGATCTAATTCAAGCTTTAACCGAACTAAAAAATCGTTCTTTAATTGAAACCAATAACGATAAATTTACTCAGCAACCAGTAGTAATGGAATATACTATCAATGAATTGATTGAAAATGTTAGAGAGGAAATAATTACAGGAGCAATTAAATTATTTAATAGTTACGCTTTGATTCAAGCTCAAGCTCAAGACTATATTAGAGAATCACAAATTTTTTTAATCCTACAACCATTAGCCGAACAATTGTTATTTGCTTGTGGCACGGCTGAAGAGATTAATAATTATTTGCAACAGAATTTAGCGACTTGGAAATTACAACCGACCAAAGGTTATTTTGCTGGCAATACTATTAATCTATTACGTCAGCTAGAAATAGATTTAAGCGATTACGATTTTTCGGGATTAACAGTTTGGCAAGCTAATCTTCAAGGTTTAAAATTACATCGGGTTAACTTTTCCGATTGCGATCTATCTCAGTCGATATTTACCGAAACTTTAGGTAATATTTTGTCTGCTGCTTTTAGCCCCCGAGGAGATCGATTTGCTACTTGCGATAATGGCAATAAAGTACGTATTTGGGATAGAGCTACAGGAAAATTACTCGCTATCGGTAATGGACATAATAATTGGATTCGCTGTATTGCTTTTAGTCCCGACGGTCAAACTATAGTGAGTGGGGCTGGCGATCGCGAAGTTAGATTATGGGATAGTCAAACAGGAGAATGTTTACAAACTTTTTTCGGACATAAAGACGAAATTTATACGGTGGCTTTTAGCCCCTCAGCTTGTACGCCCCGTCAAACTCTTGCTAGTGGGAGTGGCGATCGCACGGTAAAAATCTGGGATGTTAGGACAGGAAAATGTCTGCAAACTCTCACGGGTCATCATCATTGGGTACGTTCGGTGGCTTTTAGTCCCGACGGAAAAACTCTTGCTAGTGGCAGTAGCGATCGCACGGTAAAAATCTGGGATGTTAGGACAGGAAAATGTCTGCAAACTCTCACGGGTCATCATCATTGGGTGCGTTCGGTGGCTTTTAGTCCCGATGGAAAAACTATTGCTAGTGGCGGTGATGATAGCAAGATCGAGTTGTGGGATGTCCAAAAGGGAAAATGCAGCAAAATTTATGCCGGACACGGTAGTGCCGTTTATACGGTTGCGTTTAGTCCCGATGGTAAAATGCTCGCTAGTGGTAGTGGCGATACGACCATCAGACTGTGGGACAGAACTACAGATCGATGTTTGAAAACTTTATACGGACATAGCAATCAGATCGTTACAGTTGATTTTGGTGCAGATAGTAATACAATCGTGTGTGCTAGTCTAGACCGCACTGTCAAACTCTGGGATGTTACGACAGGTCAATGTCTTCGCAATATCGAAGGTCATACAGATTGGGCATTTCCGGTTGCTTTTGCATCGCAACCAACGAAACCGATTTTAGCGGGGATCTCTAGCGATTATCAAGTAAGACTGTGGAAGATTCAAACGGGGGAATGTTTCCAGACTCTATCGGGACATCAAGATCATATTTGGTCGGTGGCTTTTAGTCCCGACGGTCAAACTGTTGCTAGTGGTGGTGCAGATCGCCAGATTAGATTATGGGATGTAAATAATGGAGAATGCGATCAAATTCTAATCGGTCATAATGATTGGATTAGAGCGATCGCTTTTCATCCCGATGGTCAAACTTTGGTTAGTAGTGGTGGAGATGGAACGATCCGACTATGGCAACTCGATACCGGAACCAATCTAGTCATTAATGAACCTCAAGTATGGTCTTTGGCTTTGAGTAAAAATGGTAATCTGCTCGTTAGTGGTAGTGGCGATCGCGCAGTAAAACTATGGGATTTTTACAGTAGAGAATGTCTGCATACTTATATTGCTGAAGATTGTCAGGGAGTCTATGGGGTCGCTTTTAGTCGAGACGAGAAAGCAATTATCAGTGGCAGCACCGATTGTAAGATAAGATTGTGGGAGATTCAAACAGAAAAATGTCTTCAGATTTTTGAAGGTCATCAAGGATTTGTTTTTGCTGTTGCCTGTAGTCCAGATGGTAAAATTTTAGCTAGTGGGAGTAGCGATCGCACGGTGAAAATCTGGGATATCTCGACAGGAAAATGTTTGCATACTTTAATCGGACATACCAATAAAGTCTGTTCCGTCGCTTTTAGTCCCGATGGTACAATTCTTGCCAGTGGTTCTCAAGATCAATCTGTGCGACTGTGGGATTTAGCAACAGGTCACTGTCGCCAAACTCTGCAAGTTCTCAGACTTTACGAGGATATGAATATTACTGGGGCTACTGGTTTAACCACTGCCCAACAAGAAACCCTAACAATTCTAGGTGCAAAAGTAGATTGA